One genomic segment of Odocoileus virginianus isolate 20LAN1187 ecotype Illinois chromosome 33, Ovbor_1.2, whole genome shotgun sequence includes these proteins:
- the ALKBH4 gene encoding alpha-ketoglutarate-dependent dioxygenase alkB homolog 4 isoform X2, producing the protein MRQKTHRFIYYPDTGWAVGAEESDFEGWAFPFPGVTLIEDFVTPEEEAEMVQLMDRDPWKLSQSGRRKQDYGPKVNFRKQKLKMAGFRGLPSFSREVVRRMGLYPILEDFRPVEQCNLDYCPERGSAIDPHLDDAWLWGERLVSLNLLSPTVLSMSREAPGSLLLCLAPSGFPEALADGAMAPSRSVPCQEVEVAVALPRRSLVVLRGGARHQWKHAIHRRDVRARRVGVTFRELSSEFGPGGKQQELGQELLQMALSFHGRPTT; encoded by the exons CCGAGGAGTCTGACTTTGAAGGCTGGGCCTTCCCCTTCCCGGGCGTGACCCTGATCGAGGACTTCGTGACCCCGGAGGAAGAAGCCGAGATGGTGCAGCTGATGGACCGCGACCCCTGGAAGCTGTCCCAGTCTGGGCGGAGGAAGCAG GACTACGGCCCCAAAGTCAATTTCCGGAAGCAGAAGCTAAAGATGGCCGGCTTCCGAGGCCTCCCCAGCTTCAGCCGGGAGGTGGTGCGGCGGATGGGCCTGTACCCCATCCTGGAGGACTTCCGGCCCGTGGAGCAGTGCAACCTGGACTACTGCCCGGAGCGGGGCTCGGCCATAGACCCCCACCTGGACGACGCCTGGCTGTGGGGGGAGAGGCTGGTGAGCCTCAACCTGCTGTCCCCCACCGTGCTATCCATGTCCCGGGAGGCGCCCGGCAGCCTGCTGCTCTGCCTGGCCCCATCCGGCTTCCCGGAGGCCCTGGCGGACGGCGCGATGGCCCCCAGCCGGTCCGTCCCGTGCCAGGAGGTCGAGGTGGCAGTCGCCTTGCCCCGCCGCTCCCTGGTGGTGCTCAGGGGAGGCGCGCGGCACCAGTGGAAGCACGCCATCCACCGGCGAGACGTCAGGGCCCGGCGCGTGGGCGTCACCTTTCGGGAGCTGTCTTCGGAGTTCGGCCCCGGAGGGAAGCAGCAGGAACTGGGGCAGGAACTCCTGCAAATGGCGCTCTCCTTTCATGGGAGACCCACCACATGA